A single Plasmodium malariae genome assembly, chromosome: 6 DNA region contains:
- the PmUG01_06023500 gene encoding DnaJ protein, putative, translated as MTNSIYRNPYSILNVEKNCDIETAKKQFKKLAIIYHPDKQNYHLNKEKEKEIMRENSKINKERQQVKTENIDFVTVVWAYEQILKEIQCSNKLEKYENALNIKKKDLEYISEENTYLYFCRCGDFFLFKKNLYFEYYVIYACQSCSSSVYLIP; from the coding sequence atgacaAATAGCATATACAGAAACCCTTATTCCATTTTGAATGTTGAAAAAAATTGCGACATTGAAACTGCAAAAAAACAATTCAAAAAGTTGGCAATAATTTATCACCCAGATAAGCAAAACTATCATTTAAATAAGGAAAAGGAGAAGGAAATAATGCGAgaaaatagcaaaataaacaaagaaAGGCAACAGGTGAAAACAGAAAATATCGATTTCGTAACCGTAGTTTGGGCGTAcgaacaaattttaaaagaaattcaATGTAGTaacaaattagaaaaatacgaaaatgcattgaatattaagaaaaaagacTTGGAATATATTAGCGAAGAGAATACGTACCTTTATTTTTGCCGTTGTGGtgatttttttctttttaaaaaaaatttatatttcgaATATTAcgttatatatgcatgtcaAAGTTGCTCATCCTCAGTTTATTTAATTCCATAA
- the PmUG01_06023600 gene encoding conserved Plasmodium protein, unknown function, translating into MISLSCKQLGGGVGRRLCMPIYSGSSDSVFKDKHFVLKKINHKYENVLLFGDVNKLRSTAVDLIRTISGKSENSNADYENINFKRYGGRKEIKSIEAKNEKNLENDITVNDYSTEDSDLLTGNDNNLEKVIITSQNKNLELRKKLSFWQIYSLRVKKSLHLFNLRDFALILQSFHLYNKDTGIYVSSVKHIDRQVASMNGISFVIILNILSKRLKKNNYNDFFKKMMNYLPNVIYELNIQDMNNILNCFYNLELSNTKVCEMFCPKIISNLDKVEDTYTLSSLCYIFYKYDFENLHFFECLKKRGLCLLNDFDATEFYRFIFSLYKKNICLKDIIEKKKNDVFTFLSNYNDEEKLFMCKFFGIK; encoded by the exons ATGATATCATTAAGCTGCAAACAATTAGGAGGTGGAGTTGGCAGACGATTGTGTATGCCCATTTACAGTGGTAGTAGCGATAGTGTTTTTAAAGATAagcattttgttttaaaaaaaataaatcataagTATGagaatgttttattattcggtgatgtaaataaattaagaagCACGGCTGTGGATCTAATAAGAACCATTTCGGGTAAATCAGAGAACTCGAATGCtgattatgaaaatattaatttcaaAAGATATGGAGGTAGGAAGGAAATTAAGTCAATAGAAGCAAAAAACgagaaaaatttagaaaatgaTATCACAGTTAATGATTACAGTACTGAGGATAGCGATCTCTTAACAGGTAATGATAACAATTTggaaaaagtaataataacttcacaaaataaaaatctcGAGTTAAGGAAGAAGTTATCATTTTGGCAAATATACAGCTTAAGAGTTAAAAAGAGcctacatttatttaatttacgTGATTTTGCGTTGATTCTTCAGTCTTTTCATTTGTATAACAAGGATACCG gAATTTATGTGTCAAGTGTAAAACACATTGACAGGCAAGTCGCCTCAATGAATGGAATTTCGTTCGTGataattttaaacattttgaGCAAGagattaaaaaagaataactaCAACGATTTTTTCAAGAAAATGATGAATTATTTGCCGAACGTTATATAcgaattaaatatacaagaTATGAACAACATTTTAAACTGTTTTTACAATTTAGAGTTAAGTAATACAAAAGTCTGTGAAATGTTTTGTCCgaaaattatatcaaattTAGACAAAGTAGAAGATACTTATACCCTTTCAtctttatgttatattttctataaatatgactttgaaaatttacatttttttgaatgtttaaaaaaaagaggactGTGTTTACTGAATGATTTTGATGCGACTGAGTTTTATAGgttcatattttcattatataaaaaaaatatttgcttaaaagatattattgagaaaaagaaaaatgacgtttttacttttttgtcTAATTACAATGATGAGgagaaattatttatgtgtaaATTTTTCGGGATAAAATGA